The following proteins are co-located in the Dromiciops gliroides isolate mDroGli1 chromosome 2, mDroGli1.pri, whole genome shotgun sequence genome:
- the RPAP1 gene encoding RNA polymerase II-associated protein 1 isoform X2 — MLSRPKPGESEVDLLRFQNQFLSSGATPAVRIVKKVKKEWPAGEELPVLQDQRDVVTLDKLPDLPPTLVPAPPKRARPSPNFTLPEEQDPEERLDQHDQHITAIFTKIIEHDTSAMTVTMPLPSGVAFPRVFHRSQKGPQGKTATSGKRSIFAQEIEARRNAEANSTPPGMTVPTQGQQEETGKSSQGLQLITGEGLQSEDARREVQTIHEENLAKLHALGPEEILQEQQRLLAQLDPSLVAFLKSRHGTNGQTGVESMEEQNSGTVVHETPKEEPVGPPPPSGYKRKQPEPAASAPELPVTPHKEWLHMGTVELEKLQWTQDLPQLRRQKTQEGMQQARFGLQGELLAPDVDLPTHLGLHHHGEEAERAGYSLQELFHLARSQISQQRALALQVLARIISKAQAGEFGSQLTDSVLRLLLDAGFLFLLRFSLDDSVDSVIAAAVWALRALLVAPGDEELLDRTFSWYQGAAVFPLMPSQEEEEEEDEETLAEKARKKNPQETRPPPDLARHDVIKGLLATQLLPRLRYLLEVTCPSPTVVQDILAVLIRVARHSLESATKVLECPRLIDTLVREFLPSSWSPVGEGPISRLHGVPCAAAMKLLRVLASAGRNISARLMSGFDLRSRLCRFVSEAPQELAMPIQEAEQLNTESFRLWAVAATYGQGGDLYRELYPVLIQALQGLPQELSIRPHSPLAMQRISALITLLAHLTQASSSSNVELPAPASPYPVESNQSPVPPSITWVQVSGLRPLIEPILRQVLKELPQTDTWRALAPLPTACLLYLAAHYQAWSQQPKLCPGECLQDVERLSEELVLPLLSQPTFQGLWDSLRHCSPLCNPLSCAPAPEFIPNLISLGCVGGCPPLSLAGSSSSFPFLTSLLSLLNTLARIHKGLCGQFASVLGAPGLQDYLRHCGAPSRVPRLTPFFAWALRHEYHLQYLVLTLAQRTAGLRTEPTPDAVLYHTVALNLLSHLLPGSEYLAHELLLGSVFRPEFLPEGASGGPEAADFSDKLNLGSGRSPASGRGALLAEACRDLPSIRGCYLAHCTLPRPALLHSQALYQGEPLHIPSLLLPVPKEPLLPVDWPFLPLIHLYHQASGPTSEALHLCSLGTVTRALQWVLVLESWRPSSLRAVLPAARLARLMCVFLMDSDLFREAPIQQVITALLAQLCQPQALSLLKLDCPLPGLASFPDLYSSFLEHFEAVSFGDPLFGALVLLPLQRQHSVTLRLSLFGEHVGALRALGLPLAQLPVSLENYTAPPEDNLELLKLYFQALVTGALCPQWCPVLYAVAVAHVNSFIFSQDPKSSGVMGAASKWMLQKTWLLANESLKQHLLYYKLPNVALPEGFELYPQLPPLRKNRLQDVTDRLLKDGGLGS, encoded by the exons ATGTTGTCAAGGCCAAAACCAGGAGAGTCCGAGGTGGACTTGTTGCGATTCCAGAATCAGTTCCTTTCTTCAGGGGCCACCCCAGCTGTACGAATAGTGAAGAAGGTAAAGAAGGAGTGGCCGGCTGGTGAGGAGCTGCCTGTTCTGCAGGATCAGCGGGATGTGGTGACCTTAGACA agCTTCCAGATTTACCCCCTACTCTAGTCCCTGCTCCCCCAAAGAGGGCCAGACCCAGTCCGAACTTTACACTCCCTGAGGAACAGGACCCTGAAGAGAGACTCGATCAGCATGACCAGCATATCACAGCTATCTTCACTAAAATAATT GAACATGATACCAGTGCGATGACTGTGACCATGCCCCTTCCCAGTGGAGTGGCTTTTCCCCGTGTTTTCCATCGCTCACAGAAGGGCCCCCAG GGGAAAACAGCAACATCTGGAAAGAGAAGCATCTTTGCCCAGGAGATTGAAGCAAGGAGAAATGCTGAGGCAAACAGCACACCCCCAGGGATGACCGTGCCTACCCAGGGCCAACAGGAAG AGACTGGCAAGAGCTCCCAGGGGCTCCAGCTCATCACTGGGGAGGGCCTCCAGAGTGAAGATGCCAGGCGTGAGGTCCAGACCATCCATGAGGAGAACTTGGCAAAGCTGCATGCCTTGGGCCCAGAGGAGATCCTTCAGGAACAACAGAGGCTGCTGGCCCAGCTAG ATCCCAGCTTGGTTGCTTTCCTGAAGTCTCGACATGGCACCAATGGTCAGACGGGAGTGGAAAGTATGGAAGAACAGAATTCTGGGACTGTTGTTCATGAAACGCCCAAAGAGGAGCCAGTGGGGCCACCACCTCCCAGTGGGTACAAGAGGAAACAGCCAGAGCCGGCCGCCTCAG CTCCAGAATTGCCTGTGACCCCTCACAAGGAGTGGCTTCACATGGGCACCGTGGAGTTGGAAAAGCTTCAGTGGACCCAGGACCTGCCCCAGCTCCGGCGGCAGAAAACCCAGGAG GGGATGCAGCAGGCACGTTTTGGTCTCCAGGGAGAGCTTCTGGCCCCTGATGTCGACCTGCCCACTCATCTAGGCCTGCATCATCACGGCGAGGAGGCAGAG AGAGCAGGATACTCCCTTCAAGAGCTATTCCATCTGGCCCGGAGCCAGATCTCCCagcagagagcgctggccctgcAGGTGTTGGCCCGAATCATCTCTAAA GCCCAGGCAGGTGAATTTGGGAGCCAGCTGACAGACAGTGTCCTGCGCCTTCTCTTGGATGCTGGTTTCCTCTTCCTGCTGCGTTTTTCACTGGATGACAGTGTGGACAGTGTTATTGCAGCCGCTGTGTGGGCCCTGCGTGCCCTATTAGTGGCTCCTGGAGACGAG GAACTCCTGGACCGCACCTTCTCCTGGTATCAGGGAGCAGCTGTTTTCCCCTTGATGCCAtcccaagaagaagaagaagaggaggatgaagaaaCCCTGgcagaaaaagcaagaaagaagaaCCCCCAAGAGACCCGGCCCCCACCAGACTTAGCCCGACACGATGTTATCAAG GGTCTCCTGGCTACTCAGCTGCTGCCTAGACTTCGATACCTACTCGAGGTgacctgcccttcccccactgtgGTCCAGGACATTCTTGCTGTGCTGATCCGAGTGGCACGGCACTCTCTAGAGTCAGCCACAAAG GTCCTAGAGTGCCCTCGGCTGATAGACACCCTGGTTCGAGAGTTCTTGCCTTCTAGCTGGTCACCTGTGGGGGAAGGACCAATTTCCCGCCTACACGGTGTGCCCTGTGCTGCGGCCATGAAGCTGCTTCGTGTCCTGGCATCAGCTGGCAGGAATATTTCTGCCCGTCTG ATGAGTGGTTTTGATCTTCGAAGTCGCCTGTGTCGATTTGTGTCTGAGGCCCCTCAGGAATTGGCCATGCCCATCCAGGAGGCTGAGCAACTGAACACAGAGTCCTTTAGGCTCTGGGCAGTAGCCGCTACCTATGGCCAAGGTGGAGACCTTTACAG AGAGCTCTATCCGGTGCTGATTCAGGCTCTGCAGGGCCTGCCCCAGGAGTTGAGCATCCGGCCCCACAGCCCGCTTGCCATGCAGCGAATCTCAGCCTTAATCACCCTGCTAGCCCACTTGACCCAGGCATCAAGCAGCAGCAACGTGGAGCTCCCTGCACCAGCCAGCCC TTACCCTGTGGAGTCCAACCAGTCACCTGTCCCTCCCTCCATCACTTGGGTGCAAGTGTCTGGGCTGCGCCCTCTTATAGAACCAATTCTCAGGCAAGTCTTGAAGGAGTTGCCCCAAACTGACACCTGGAGGGCCCTGGCCCCACTGCCCACTGCCTGCCTGCTCTACCTAGCAGCCCACTATCAGGCCTGGAGCCAGCAG CCAAAGCTGTGCCCTGGAGAATGTCTTCAGGATGTGGAGCGACTTTCAGAGGAGTTGGTATTGCCCCTGCTGAGTCAGCCCACCTTTCAGGGCCTGTGGGATTCTCTCAG GCACTGCTCTCCCCTCTGCAATCCACTGTCCTGTGCCCCAGCTCCAGAGTTCATCCCTAACCTCATCTCACTGGGGTGTGTGGGAGGCTGTCCCCCACTCAGTCTGGCTGGATCATCttcatccttccctttcctcacctcccttctctctcttctcaacaCCCTGGCCCGAATTCACAAGGGGCTCTGTGGCCAG TTTGCTTCAGTGTTGGGTGCCCCCGGGCTCCAAGATTACTTGCGTCATTGTGGAGCACCCTCTCGTGTCCCCCGACTCACCCCGTTCTTTGCATGGGCTCTGAGACATGAATACCACCTACAATACCTGGTGCTCACACTGGCACAGAGAACG GCTGGACTCAGGACAGAGCCGACCCCAGATGCTGTTCTCTATCACACTGTGGCACTGAACCTTCTGAGTCACCTGCTGCCGGGCAGTGAGTACCTGGCCCATGAACTGTTGTTGGGCTCTGTCTTCCGGCCAGAATTTCTCCC GGAAGGAGCTTCAGGGGGCCCTGAGGCAGCTGACTTTTCTGACAAGCTGAACCTGGGAAGTGGCAGGAGCCCTGCATCAGGACGAGGGGCCCTGCTGGCAGAAGCATGCCGAGACCTCCCCAGCATTCGTGGCTGCTACCTGGCACATTGCACCCTGCCCCGCCCCGCCCTGCTGCATTCCCAGGCCCTGTACCAGGGAGAACCCCTTCACATTCCTTCCCTGCTCCTCCCTGTGCCAAAGGAGCCACTGCTGCCTGTGGACTGGCCCTTCCTCCCTCTTATTCACCTCTACCACCAGGCCTCAGGCCCTACCTCCGAGGCCCTGCACCTCTGCTCCTTGGGCACGGTCACCCGGGCCCTGCAGTGGGTGCTGGTCCTGGAGAGCTGGCGCCCTTCCAGCCTGCGGGCGGTGCTTCCTGCTGCCCGTCTAGCTAGGCTCATGTGTGTATTCCTGATGGACAGTGACCTGTTCCGTGAAGCCCCCATCCAGCAGGTCATCACAGCCCTGCTTGCCCAGCTCTGCCAGCCCCAGGCACTGTCTCTCCTGAAACTGGACTGTCCTTTGCCTGGCCTGGCCTCCTTCCCGGACCTCTACAGCAGCTTCCTGGAGCACTTTGAAGCCGTCTCCTTTGGGGACCCTCTCTTTGGCGCACTGGTTCTGCTTCCCTTGCAGCGCCAACACAGCGTCACCTTACGCCTCTCCCTTTTCGGGGAACACGTGGGAGCCCTTCGAGCCCTTGGATTGCCCCTTGCCCAG TTGCCCGTGTCCCTGGAAAACTACACAGCACCCCCTGAAGACAACCTAGAGCTCCTGAAACTCTATTTCCAAGCACTGGTGACAGGGGCTCTGTGCCCTCAGTggtgtccagtgctctatgctgTGGCTGTGGCGCACGTCAATAGCTTCATCTTCTCCCAGGACCCAAAGAGCTCT GGTGTGATGGGAGCCGCCAGCAAGTGGATGCTTCAGAAGACTTGGCTCCTGGCCAATGAG AGTCTTAAGCAGCACCTTCTTTACTACAAGCTTCCCAATGTGGCCCTGCCTGAGGGCTTTGAACTGTACCCTCAGTTGCCCCCCTTGCGAAAAAACCGCCTCCAGGACGTAACCGACAGACTACTCAAGGATGGGGGTTTAGGGTCGTAA
- the RPAP1 gene encoding RNA polymerase II-associated protein 1 isoform X1 produces the protein MLSRPKPGESEVDLLRFQNQFLSSGATPAVRIVKKVKKEWPAGEELPVLQDQRDVVTLDKLPDLPPTLVPAPPKRARPSPNFTLPEEQDPEERLDQHDQHITAIFTKIIEHDTSAMTVTMPLPSGVAFPRVFHRSQKGPQGKTATSGKRSIFAQEIEARRNAEANSTPPGMTVPTQGQQEGSLTSEALGLREQGLCVPETGKSSQGLQLITGEGLQSEDARREVQTIHEENLAKLHALGPEEILQEQQRLLAQLDPSLVAFLKSRHGTNGQTGVESMEEQNSGTVVHETPKEEPVGPPPPSGYKRKQPEPAASAPELPVTPHKEWLHMGTVELEKLQWTQDLPQLRRQKTQEGMQQARFGLQGELLAPDVDLPTHLGLHHHGEEAERAGYSLQELFHLARSQISQQRALALQVLARIISKAQAGEFGSQLTDSVLRLLLDAGFLFLLRFSLDDSVDSVIAAAVWALRALLVAPGDEELLDRTFSWYQGAAVFPLMPSQEEEEEEDEETLAEKARKKNPQETRPPPDLARHDVIKGLLATQLLPRLRYLLEVTCPSPTVVQDILAVLIRVARHSLESATKVLECPRLIDTLVREFLPSSWSPVGEGPISRLHGVPCAAAMKLLRVLASAGRNISARLMSGFDLRSRLCRFVSEAPQELAMPIQEAEQLNTESFRLWAVAATYGQGGDLYRELYPVLIQALQGLPQELSIRPHSPLAMQRISALITLLAHLTQASSSSNVELPAPASPYPVESNQSPVPPSITWVQVSGLRPLIEPILRQVLKELPQTDTWRALAPLPTACLLYLAAHYQAWSQQPKLCPGECLQDVERLSEELVLPLLSQPTFQGLWDSLRHCSPLCNPLSCAPAPEFIPNLISLGCVGGCPPLSLAGSSSSFPFLTSLLSLLNTLARIHKGLCGQFASVLGAPGLQDYLRHCGAPSRVPRLTPFFAWALRHEYHLQYLVLTLAQRTAGLRTEPTPDAVLYHTVALNLLSHLLPGSEYLAHELLLGSVFRPEFLPEGASGGPEAADFSDKLNLGSGRSPASGRGALLAEACRDLPSIRGCYLAHCTLPRPALLHSQALYQGEPLHIPSLLLPVPKEPLLPVDWPFLPLIHLYHQASGPTSEALHLCSLGTVTRALQWVLVLESWRPSSLRAVLPAARLARLMCVFLMDSDLFREAPIQQVITALLAQLCQPQALSLLKLDCPLPGLASFPDLYSSFLEHFEAVSFGDPLFGALVLLPLQRQHSVTLRLSLFGEHVGALRALGLPLAQLPVSLENYTAPPEDNLELLKLYFQALVTGALCPQWCPVLYAVAVAHVNSFIFSQDPKSSGVMGAASKWMLQKTWLLANESLKQHLLYYKLPNVALPEGFELYPQLPPLRKNRLQDVTDRLLKDGGLGS, from the exons ATGTTGTCAAGGCCAAAACCAGGAGAGTCCGAGGTGGACTTGTTGCGATTCCAGAATCAGTTCCTTTCTTCAGGGGCCACCCCAGCTGTACGAATAGTGAAGAAGGTAAAGAAGGAGTGGCCGGCTGGTGAGGAGCTGCCTGTTCTGCAGGATCAGCGGGATGTGGTGACCTTAGACA agCTTCCAGATTTACCCCCTACTCTAGTCCCTGCTCCCCCAAAGAGGGCCAGACCCAGTCCGAACTTTACACTCCCTGAGGAACAGGACCCTGAAGAGAGACTCGATCAGCATGACCAGCATATCACAGCTATCTTCACTAAAATAATT GAACATGATACCAGTGCGATGACTGTGACCATGCCCCTTCCCAGTGGAGTGGCTTTTCCCCGTGTTTTCCATCGCTCACAGAAGGGCCCCCAG GGGAAAACAGCAACATCTGGAAAGAGAAGCATCTTTGCCCAGGAGATTGAAGCAAGGAGAAATGCTGAGGCAAACAGCACACCCCCAGGGATGACCGTGCCTACCCAGGGCCAACAGGAAG GATCTCTGACATCTGAGGCACTGGGACTCAGGGAGCAGGGCTTGTGTGTTCCAGAGACTGGCAAGAGCTCCCAGGGGCTCCAGCTCATCACTGGGGAGGGCCTCCAGAGTGAAGATGCCAGGCGTGAGGTCCAGACCATCCATGAGGAGAACTTGGCAAAGCTGCATGCCTTGGGCCCAGAGGAGATCCTTCAGGAACAACAGAGGCTGCTGGCCCAGCTAG ATCCCAGCTTGGTTGCTTTCCTGAAGTCTCGACATGGCACCAATGGTCAGACGGGAGTGGAAAGTATGGAAGAACAGAATTCTGGGACTGTTGTTCATGAAACGCCCAAAGAGGAGCCAGTGGGGCCACCACCTCCCAGTGGGTACAAGAGGAAACAGCCAGAGCCGGCCGCCTCAG CTCCAGAATTGCCTGTGACCCCTCACAAGGAGTGGCTTCACATGGGCACCGTGGAGTTGGAAAAGCTTCAGTGGACCCAGGACCTGCCCCAGCTCCGGCGGCAGAAAACCCAGGAG GGGATGCAGCAGGCACGTTTTGGTCTCCAGGGAGAGCTTCTGGCCCCTGATGTCGACCTGCCCACTCATCTAGGCCTGCATCATCACGGCGAGGAGGCAGAG AGAGCAGGATACTCCCTTCAAGAGCTATTCCATCTGGCCCGGAGCCAGATCTCCCagcagagagcgctggccctgcAGGTGTTGGCCCGAATCATCTCTAAA GCCCAGGCAGGTGAATTTGGGAGCCAGCTGACAGACAGTGTCCTGCGCCTTCTCTTGGATGCTGGTTTCCTCTTCCTGCTGCGTTTTTCACTGGATGACAGTGTGGACAGTGTTATTGCAGCCGCTGTGTGGGCCCTGCGTGCCCTATTAGTGGCTCCTGGAGACGAG GAACTCCTGGACCGCACCTTCTCCTGGTATCAGGGAGCAGCTGTTTTCCCCTTGATGCCAtcccaagaagaagaagaagaggaggatgaagaaaCCCTGgcagaaaaagcaagaaagaagaaCCCCCAAGAGACCCGGCCCCCACCAGACTTAGCCCGACACGATGTTATCAAG GGTCTCCTGGCTACTCAGCTGCTGCCTAGACTTCGATACCTACTCGAGGTgacctgcccttcccccactgtgGTCCAGGACATTCTTGCTGTGCTGATCCGAGTGGCACGGCACTCTCTAGAGTCAGCCACAAAG GTCCTAGAGTGCCCTCGGCTGATAGACACCCTGGTTCGAGAGTTCTTGCCTTCTAGCTGGTCACCTGTGGGGGAAGGACCAATTTCCCGCCTACACGGTGTGCCCTGTGCTGCGGCCATGAAGCTGCTTCGTGTCCTGGCATCAGCTGGCAGGAATATTTCTGCCCGTCTG ATGAGTGGTTTTGATCTTCGAAGTCGCCTGTGTCGATTTGTGTCTGAGGCCCCTCAGGAATTGGCCATGCCCATCCAGGAGGCTGAGCAACTGAACACAGAGTCCTTTAGGCTCTGGGCAGTAGCCGCTACCTATGGCCAAGGTGGAGACCTTTACAG AGAGCTCTATCCGGTGCTGATTCAGGCTCTGCAGGGCCTGCCCCAGGAGTTGAGCATCCGGCCCCACAGCCCGCTTGCCATGCAGCGAATCTCAGCCTTAATCACCCTGCTAGCCCACTTGACCCAGGCATCAAGCAGCAGCAACGTGGAGCTCCCTGCACCAGCCAGCCC TTACCCTGTGGAGTCCAACCAGTCACCTGTCCCTCCCTCCATCACTTGGGTGCAAGTGTCTGGGCTGCGCCCTCTTATAGAACCAATTCTCAGGCAAGTCTTGAAGGAGTTGCCCCAAACTGACACCTGGAGGGCCCTGGCCCCACTGCCCACTGCCTGCCTGCTCTACCTAGCAGCCCACTATCAGGCCTGGAGCCAGCAG CCAAAGCTGTGCCCTGGAGAATGTCTTCAGGATGTGGAGCGACTTTCAGAGGAGTTGGTATTGCCCCTGCTGAGTCAGCCCACCTTTCAGGGCCTGTGGGATTCTCTCAG GCACTGCTCTCCCCTCTGCAATCCACTGTCCTGTGCCCCAGCTCCAGAGTTCATCCCTAACCTCATCTCACTGGGGTGTGTGGGAGGCTGTCCCCCACTCAGTCTGGCTGGATCATCttcatccttccctttcctcacctcccttctctctcttctcaacaCCCTGGCCCGAATTCACAAGGGGCTCTGTGGCCAG TTTGCTTCAGTGTTGGGTGCCCCCGGGCTCCAAGATTACTTGCGTCATTGTGGAGCACCCTCTCGTGTCCCCCGACTCACCCCGTTCTTTGCATGGGCTCTGAGACATGAATACCACCTACAATACCTGGTGCTCACACTGGCACAGAGAACG GCTGGACTCAGGACAGAGCCGACCCCAGATGCTGTTCTCTATCACACTGTGGCACTGAACCTTCTGAGTCACCTGCTGCCGGGCAGTGAGTACCTGGCCCATGAACTGTTGTTGGGCTCTGTCTTCCGGCCAGAATTTCTCCC GGAAGGAGCTTCAGGGGGCCCTGAGGCAGCTGACTTTTCTGACAAGCTGAACCTGGGAAGTGGCAGGAGCCCTGCATCAGGACGAGGGGCCCTGCTGGCAGAAGCATGCCGAGACCTCCCCAGCATTCGTGGCTGCTACCTGGCACATTGCACCCTGCCCCGCCCCGCCCTGCTGCATTCCCAGGCCCTGTACCAGGGAGAACCCCTTCACATTCCTTCCCTGCTCCTCCCTGTGCCAAAGGAGCCACTGCTGCCTGTGGACTGGCCCTTCCTCCCTCTTATTCACCTCTACCACCAGGCCTCAGGCCCTACCTCCGAGGCCCTGCACCTCTGCTCCTTGGGCACGGTCACCCGGGCCCTGCAGTGGGTGCTGGTCCTGGAGAGCTGGCGCCCTTCCAGCCTGCGGGCGGTGCTTCCTGCTGCCCGTCTAGCTAGGCTCATGTGTGTATTCCTGATGGACAGTGACCTGTTCCGTGAAGCCCCCATCCAGCAGGTCATCACAGCCCTGCTTGCCCAGCTCTGCCAGCCCCAGGCACTGTCTCTCCTGAAACTGGACTGTCCTTTGCCTGGCCTGGCCTCCTTCCCGGACCTCTACAGCAGCTTCCTGGAGCACTTTGAAGCCGTCTCCTTTGGGGACCCTCTCTTTGGCGCACTGGTTCTGCTTCCCTTGCAGCGCCAACACAGCGTCACCTTACGCCTCTCCCTTTTCGGGGAACACGTGGGAGCCCTTCGAGCCCTTGGATTGCCCCTTGCCCAG TTGCCCGTGTCCCTGGAAAACTACACAGCACCCCCTGAAGACAACCTAGAGCTCCTGAAACTCTATTTCCAAGCACTGGTGACAGGGGCTCTGTGCCCTCAGTggtgtccagtgctctatgctgTGGCTGTGGCGCACGTCAATAGCTTCATCTTCTCCCAGGACCCAAAGAGCTCT GGTGTGATGGGAGCCGCCAGCAAGTGGATGCTTCAGAAGACTTGGCTCCTGGCCAATGAG AGTCTTAAGCAGCACCTTCTTTACTACAAGCTTCCCAATGTGGCCCTGCCTGAGGGCTTTGAACTGTACCCTCAGTTGCCCCCCTTGCGAAAAAACCGCCTCCAGGACGTAACCGACAGACTACTCAAGGATGGGGGTTTAGGGTCGTAA